The Anser cygnoides isolate HZ-2024a breed goose chromosome 19, Taihu_goose_T2T_genome, whole genome shotgun sequence genome contains a region encoding:
- the SOX9 gene encoding transcription factor SOX-9, whose protein sequence is MNLLDPFMKMTEEQDKCISDAPSPTMSDDSAGSPCPSGSGSDTENTRPQENTFPKGDPDLKKESDEDKFPVCIREAVSQVLKGYDWTLVPMPVRVNGSSKNKPHVKRPMNAFMVWAQAARRKLADQYPHLHNAELSKTLGKLWRLLNESEKRPFVEEAERLRVQHKKDHPDYKYQPRRRKSVKNGQSEQEEGSEQTHISPNAIFKALQADSPQSSSSISEVHSPGEHSGQSQGPPTPPTTPKTDAQPGKQDLKREGRPLQEGGRQPPHIDFRDVDIGELSSDVISNIETFDVNEFDQYLPPNGHPGVPATHGQPGQVTYTGSYGISSSAGSPAGAGHVWMSKQQPQPPPQPPQQPPAQHGLPALSGEQGQAQQRTHIKTEQLSPSHYSEQQQHSPQQLNYSSFNLQHYGSSYPPITRSQYDYGEHQNSGSYYSHAAGQSSSLYSTFTYMNPTQRPMYTPIADTSGVPSIPQTHSPQHWEQPVYTQLTRP, encoded by the exons ATGAATCTCCTAGACCCCTTCATGAAAATGACAGAAGAACAGGACAAATGTATCTCCgacgcccccagccccaccatgTCGGATGACTCCGCcgggtccccctgcccctccggATCCGGCTCGGACACGGAGAACACCAGACCCCAAGAAAACACCTTCCCCAAGGGCGACCCGGACCTGAAGAAGGAGAGCGACGAGGACAAGTTCCCGGTGTGCATCCGAGAGGCGGTGAGCCAAGTGCTCAAGGGCTACGACTGGACCCTGGTGCCCATGCCCGTCCGCGTGAACGGATCCAGCAAAAACAAGCCCCACGTGAAGAGACCCATGAACGCCTTCATGGTGTGGGCCCAGGCGGCCCGGAGGAAGCTGGCTGACCAGTACCCGCACCTGCACAACGCGGAGCTCAGCAAGACCCTGGGCAAGCTCTGGAG gctgctgAACGAGAGCGAGAAGCGTCCCTTCGTGGAGGAGGCCGAGCGGCTGCGGgtgcagcacaagaaggaccACCCCGACTACAAGTACCAGCCGCGGAGGAGGAAGTCGGTGAAGAACGGGCAGTcggagcaggaggaaggctcCGAGCAGACCCACATCTCCCCCAACGCCATCTTCAAGGCGCTGCAGGCGGACTCCCCGCAGTCGTCCTCCAGCATCAGCGAGGTGCACTCCCCCGGGGAGCACTCGG GGCAATCGCAGggcccccccacgccccccaccacccccaagACGGACGCGCAGCCCGGCAAGCAGGACCTGAAGCGCGAGGGCCGCCCCTTGCAAGAAGGCGGCCGGCAGCCGCCCCACATCGACTTCCGAGACGTCGACATCGGCGAGCTCAGCAGCGACGTCATCTCCAACATCGAAACCTTCGACGTCAACGAATTCGACCAGTACCTCCCCCCCAACGGCCACCCGGGGGTCCCGGCCACCCACGGCCAACCCGGCCAGGTCACCTACACCGGCAGCTACGGCATCAGCAGCTCGGCCGGCTCGCCGGCCGGCGCCGGGCACGTCTGGATGTCCaagcagcagccgcagcccccgccgcagcccccccagcagcccccggcacAGCACGGGCTGCCGGCGCTGAGCGGCGAGCAGGGCCAGGCGCAGCAGCGGACGCACATCAAGACGGAgcagctgagccccagccaCTAcagcgagcagcagcagcactcgcCGCAGCAGCTCAACTACAGCTCCTTCAACCTGCAGCACTACGGCTCCTCCTACCCCCCCATCACCCGCTCCCAGTACGACTACGGCGAGCACCAGAACTCCGGCTCCTACTACAGCCACGCCGccgggcagagcagcagcctgtACTCCACCTTCACCTACATGAACCCCACGCAGCGCCCCATGTACACCCCCATTGCAGACACTTCTGGGgtcccctccatcccccagACCCACAGCCCGCAGCACTGGGAACAGCCCGTCTACACGCAGCTCACCAGACCCTAA